A window of Amycolatopsis australiensis contains these coding sequences:
- a CDS encoding lipid-transfer protein → MTLAGKAAIAGIGATEFSKDSGRSELRLAAECITHALADAGLSPSDVDGLVSFTMDGNAEIAVARELGIPELKFFSRVHYGGGAAAATVQQAAMAVATGVADVVVAYRAFNERSGMRFGQVSPAAAGQVNSSGVDNAFHYPMGIATPAATVAMVARRYLHDYGATSEDFGRVAVIDRKHAATNPNAWFHGRPVTLAEHQASRWVAEPLHLLDCCQESDGGVALVVTSLARARDLARPPAVIAAAAQGSGPDQYVMTSYYRDDLAALPEMGVVGRQLWAQSGFGPSDVDVAVLYDHFTPYVLMQLEELGFCGRGEAKDFIAGGALELDGVLPLNPHGGQLGEAYIHGMNGIAEGVRQIRGTAVNQVGGASRVLVTAGTGVPTSGLVLTGD, encoded by the coding sequence GTGACGCTCGCGGGCAAGGCGGCCATCGCCGGGATCGGCGCGACGGAGTTCTCGAAGGACTCGGGACGCAGCGAGCTGCGCCTGGCGGCGGAGTGCATCACCCACGCGCTGGCCGACGCCGGGCTGTCTCCCTCCGATGTGGACGGTCTGGTGTCGTTCACCATGGACGGCAACGCGGAGATCGCCGTCGCGCGGGAGCTGGGCATCCCGGAGCTGAAGTTCTTCAGCCGCGTCCACTACGGGGGCGGCGCGGCGGCGGCGACCGTGCAGCAGGCCGCGATGGCGGTGGCGACCGGGGTCGCGGACGTCGTCGTGGCCTACCGGGCGTTCAACGAACGCTCGGGGATGCGCTTCGGCCAGGTCTCGCCGGCCGCGGCCGGGCAGGTCAACTCGTCCGGCGTCGACAACGCGTTCCACTACCCGATGGGCATCGCGACGCCGGCGGCGACGGTGGCCATGGTCGCGCGGCGGTACCTGCACGACTACGGCGCGACGAGCGAGGACTTCGGGCGCGTCGCGGTCATCGACCGCAAGCACGCGGCGACCAACCCGAACGCGTGGTTTCACGGGCGGCCGGTCACCCTGGCGGAGCACCAGGCGTCGCGCTGGGTGGCCGAGCCCCTGCACCTGCTCGACTGCTGCCAGGAGAGCGACGGCGGGGTCGCCCTGGTGGTCACGAGCCTGGCGCGGGCCCGCGACCTGGCGCGCCCGCCGGCGGTGATCGCCGCCGCGGCGCAGGGCAGCGGGCCGGACCAGTACGTGATGACCAGCTACTACCGCGACGACCTGGCCGCGCTGCCGGAGATGGGCGTCGTCGGGCGGCAGCTGTGGGCGCAGTCCGGCTTCGGACCGTCCGATGTGGACGTCGCCGTGCTGTACGACCACTTCACGCCGTACGTGCTGATGCAGCTGGAGGAGCTGGGGTTCTGCGGCCGCGGCGAGGCCAAGGACTTCATCGCCGGCGGCGCCTTGGAGCTCGACGGCGTGCTGCCGCTCAACCCGCACGGCGGCCAGCTGGGCGAGGCGTACATCCACGGCATGAACGGCATCGCTGAGGGCGTCCGGCAGATCCGCGGCACGGCGGTCAACCAGGTCGGCGGCGCATCCCGGGTGCTGGTCACGGCCGGGACCGGCGTGCCGACCAGCGGCCTGGTCCTGACGGGTGATTGA
- a CDS encoding bifunctional MaoC family dehydratase N-terminal/OB-fold nucleic acid binding domain-containing protein → MNDREITEAAEKIAARGECAPRLARDPVNQAMINNWVEAIGDTNPVYTDPEFAARSVHKGLVAPPAMAQVWTMGGLNVPRGTDDPLGLMMELLDEAGFTSVVATNSEQTYHRYLRPGEQVEARTRLESVAGPKRTALGEGWFVTTRMTWYAGEEAVAEMMFRVLKFRPPAPEPPPAPVLRPVISRDTQFFWDGLREGELRIQRWGDTLRHPPGPMPPGGSLDTEPDYVVASGRGTVYSYVVHHHPPVPGKALPFVVALVELEEGVRLMAELIGAAPEEVRIGLPVVAAFVRVDDELTLPAWKVAR, encoded by the coding sequence ATGAACGACCGGGAAATCACCGAAGCCGCCGAAAAGATCGCCGCCCGCGGGGAGTGCGCCCCACGCCTGGCGCGCGACCCGGTGAACCAGGCGATGATCAACAACTGGGTCGAGGCGATCGGGGACACCAACCCGGTCTACACCGACCCGGAGTTCGCCGCGCGCAGCGTCCACAAGGGACTGGTCGCGCCACCCGCGATGGCGCAGGTGTGGACGATGGGCGGGCTGAACGTCCCGCGGGGGACCGACGACCCGCTCGGCCTGATGATGGAGCTGCTCGACGAGGCCGGGTTCACCTCGGTCGTCGCGACCAACTCCGAGCAGACCTACCACCGCTACCTGCGGCCCGGCGAGCAGGTCGAGGCGCGGACCCGGCTGGAAAGCGTCGCCGGCCCGAAGCGGACCGCGCTCGGCGAGGGCTGGTTCGTCACCACGCGGATGACCTGGTACGCCGGGGAAGAAGCCGTCGCGGAGATGATGTTCCGCGTCCTCAAGTTCCGGCCGCCGGCGCCCGAGCCGCCGCCGGCGCCGGTGCTGCGGCCGGTGATCAGCCGGGACACGCAGTTCTTCTGGGACGGCCTGCGCGAAGGCGAACTGCGGATCCAGCGCTGGGGGGACACGCTGCGCCACCCGCCCGGCCCGATGCCGCCCGGCGGGTCGCTGGACACCGAGCCGGACTACGTCGTGGCGAGCGGCCGGGGGACGGTGTACTCGTACGTCGTGCACCACCACCCGCCCGTGCCGGGCAAGGCACTCCCGTTCGTGGTCGCACTGGTGGAGCTGGAAGAGGGGGTCCGCCTGATGGCGGAGCTGATCGGCGCCGCGCCGGAGGAGGTCCGCATCGGACTTCCGGTGGTCGCCGCGTTCGTCCGGGTCGACGACGAGCTGACCCTGCCCGCGTGGAAGGTGGCCCGATGA
- a CDS encoding DUF5134 domain-containing protein, whose amino-acid sequence MLVDWVLTALFAGLALPCVLRLVRLDYGRLGHRVRHGDLAELLLVVAMVAMLSPVGGPIPAAGWQAVLALTAGWFAVAWWRGDPGCAHHALSAAAMFYMVTAMPHGGMDHGPWLTMPGMTARLALPLVAVVAAAYFVFDAARTGVVAVRGAVPTPAGAGQASRALCRAVMGAGMGYLLLASAL is encoded by the coding sequence ATGCTGGTGGACTGGGTGCTCACCGCGCTGTTCGCCGGACTGGCCCTGCCGTGCGTGCTGCGGCTCGTCCGCCTCGACTACGGGCGGCTCGGGCACCGGGTGCGGCACGGTGACCTCGCGGAGCTGCTGCTGGTGGTGGCGATGGTGGCGATGCTGTCGCCGGTGGGCGGTCCGATCCCGGCGGCCGGCTGGCAGGCGGTGCTGGCGCTGACGGCGGGCTGGTTCGCGGTCGCGTGGTGGCGAGGCGACCCAGGCTGCGCGCACCACGCCCTGTCCGCGGCGGCGATGTTCTACATGGTCACGGCGATGCCCCACGGTGGCATGGACCACGGCCCGTGGCTGACGATGCCGGGCATGACGGCCCGGCTCGCGCTGCCGCTGGTCGCGGTGGTGGCGGCGGCCTACTTCGTGTTCGACGCGGCCCGCACCGGCGTGGTCGCGGTCCGCGGGGCGGTGCCGACGCCGGCCGGGGCCGGCCAGGCTTCGCGCGCGCTGTGCCGGGCGGTGATGGGCGCCGGGATGGGCTACCTGCTGCTGGCCTCGGCCCTTTGA
- a CDS encoding ferredoxin--NADP reductase, whose translation MAERVYTLTVADVVVETPDTRSVVFDVPSEHAEAFRYSAGQFLTLKIPSDRTGSVARCYSLSSAPHENRVQVTVKRTDGGYGSSWICSSLKPGMRVDVLAPAGVFCPASVDEDFLLFAGGSGITPVIAILKTALETGSGRVVLLYANRDERSVIFAGELASLAKRYGDRLVVVHWLESVQGLPDVAQLRGLASAYTSYEAFLCGPAPFMAAVREALGQLGVPRERVHVEKFTSLTGNPFEDVVEEEQPSDEAPASLTVSLDGETRSMAWPRQRKLLDQLLDAGMDAPYSCREGQCSACACRVVSGEVKMLHNEVLDAEDIADGIVLACQSLPVTDEVSISYE comes from the coding sequence ATGGCTGAGCGGGTCTACACGCTGACGGTTGCCGACGTCGTCGTCGAGACACCCGACACGCGGTCGGTCGTCTTCGACGTCCCGTCCGAGCACGCCGAGGCGTTCCGCTATTCCGCCGGGCAGTTCCTGACCCTGAAGATCCCCAGCGACCGGACGGGTTCGGTGGCGCGGTGCTATTCGCTGTCGAGCGCGCCGCACGAGAACCGCGTGCAGGTTACGGTCAAGCGGACCGACGGCGGGTACGGGTCGAGCTGGATCTGCTCGTCCCTCAAGCCCGGGATGCGGGTCGACGTCCTGGCCCCGGCCGGGGTGTTCTGCCCCGCGTCGGTGGACGAGGACTTCCTGCTCTTCGCCGGCGGCAGCGGGATCACGCCGGTCATCGCGATCCTGAAGACGGCGCTGGAGACCGGCTCGGGCCGGGTCGTCCTCCTCTACGCGAACCGCGACGAGCGTTCGGTCATCTTCGCGGGCGAACTGGCGTCGCTGGCGAAGCGCTACGGCGACCGGCTCGTCGTCGTGCACTGGCTGGAGAGCGTCCAGGGGCTCCCGGACGTCGCGCAGCTGCGGGGACTGGCGTCGGCCTATACGTCGTACGAGGCGTTCCTGTGCGGGCCTGCGCCGTTCATGGCGGCCGTGCGGGAAGCGCTCGGGCAGCTCGGGGTGCCGCGGGAGCGGGTGCACGTCGAGAAGTTCACGTCGCTGACCGGGAATCCGTTCGAAGACGTCGTCGAAGAAGAGCAGCCTTCCGACGAAGCACCCGCCTCGCTGACGGTGTCACTGGACGGCGAGACGCGCTCGATGGCGTGGCCACGGCAGCGGAAGCTGCTCGACCAGCTGCTGGACGCGGGGATGGACGCGCCCTACTCGTGCCGCGAGGGACAATGCAGCGCGTGCGCGTGCCGGGTCGTCTCGGGCGAGGTGAAGATGCTGCACAACGAGGTCCTGGACGCCGAGGACATCGCCGACGGCATCGTGCTGGCCTGCCAGTCGCTGCCGGTCACCGACGAGGTCTCGATCAGCTACGAATAG
- a CDS encoding MaoC/PaaZ C-terminal domain-containing protein → MPINPDVAIGAEIGEVSFAWTSSDVLLYHLALGAGPAELRYTYERDLVVLPTFATVAANLRVFEPPAVSFPGIEIDLAKVLHGKQEITLHRPIPTSGKAVARSRVADVFDKGKAAVVVQEVAVTSSAGDPLWTARSSIFARGEGGFGGSRGPSDRIGWPSRAPDFVFETPTLPQQALLYRLCGDRNPLHADPSFARAAGFERPILHGLCTYGIVARVLVNELLDGDPARVASFGAKFAGVVFPGETLRIRVWREDGRLLVTTSAAERDDAPVLADTVLVSTI, encoded by the coding sequence GTGCCCATCAACCCCGACGTCGCGATCGGCGCCGAGATCGGCGAGGTGAGCTTCGCCTGGACGTCGTCGGACGTGCTGCTCTACCACCTGGCCCTCGGCGCGGGGCCGGCCGAGCTGCGCTACACCTACGAGCGGGACCTGGTGGTGCTGCCGACGTTCGCGACGGTCGCGGCGAACCTGCGCGTGTTCGAGCCGCCGGCGGTGTCGTTCCCCGGCATCGAGATCGACCTGGCGAAGGTCCTGCACGGCAAGCAGGAGATCACCCTGCACCGGCCGATCCCCACCTCCGGGAAGGCGGTGGCGCGCTCGCGGGTCGCGGACGTCTTCGACAAGGGCAAGGCGGCGGTCGTGGTCCAGGAGGTGGCGGTCACGTCGTCGGCCGGCGATCCACTGTGGACGGCCCGGTCCAGCATCTTCGCCCGCGGCGAAGGCGGTTTCGGCGGCTCGCGGGGGCCGTCCGACCGGATCGGGTGGCCGTCACGCGCGCCGGACTTCGTCTTCGAGACCCCGACGCTGCCGCAGCAGGCGCTGCTGTACCGGCTGTGCGGCGACCGGAACCCGCTGCACGCCGACCCGTCGTTCGCCCGCGCGGCCGGGTTCGAGCGGCCGATCCTGCACGGGCTGTGCACGTACGGGATCGTCGCGCGGGTGCTGGTGAACGAGCTCCTCGACGGCGACCCGGCGCGCGTGGCGTCGTTCGGGGCCAAGTTCGCCGGGGTCGTGTTCCCGGGCGAGACGCTGCGGATCCGGGTGTGGCGCGAGGACGGCAGGCTGCTGGTGACGACGTCGGCGGCCGAGCGGGACGACGCGCCGGTGCTGGCGGACACGGTGCTGGTGTCCACGATCTGA
- a CDS encoding MaoC family dehydratase — protein MTVAEGTELPPLTIEATPTFVVSTAIATRDFQDVHHDRDSAVARGSKDIFLNILTDTGLVQRFVSDWAGPEALIRSIKIRLGVPCYAYDTLTFTGRVVSADGHDVVVSVSGVDSLGEHVAGTVEVTLP, from the coding sequence ATGACCGTCGCCGAAGGGACCGAGCTGCCGCCGCTGACGATCGAGGCGACGCCGACGTTCGTCGTCAGCACGGCCATCGCCACCCGCGACTTCCAGGACGTCCACCACGATCGCGACTCGGCGGTGGCCCGCGGGTCGAAGGACATCTTCCTCAACATCCTCACCGACACCGGGCTGGTGCAGCGGTTCGTCTCGGACTGGGCCGGTCCGGAAGCGCTGATCCGGTCGATCAAGATCCGGCTCGGCGTGCCGTGCTACGCCTACGACACGCTCACCTTCACCGGGCGCGTGGTCTCGGCCGACGGCCACGACGTCGTCGTCTCGGTGTCCGGAGTGGACAGCCTCGGCGAGCACGTCGCCGGCACGGTGGAGGTGACCCTGCCGTGA
- a CDS encoding riboflavin kinase, with the protein MPEYFVVRGTVEPGDQRGRELGFPTANIALRDQAGSLGDGVWAGWAGRADGSRVPAAISVGRRPTYYGADGYRLLEAHLLDFSGDLYGETLVVWLGSHLRDQEKYSSAEDLITALKNDIAAAAQWTADHPAAALPEPGESAPGEVRRIAG; encoded by the coding sequence ATGCCGGAATACTTCGTGGTGCGCGGCACGGTCGAGCCGGGCGACCAGCGGGGCCGTGAGCTGGGCTTTCCCACGGCGAACATCGCGCTGCGGGACCAGGCGGGCTCGCTCGGCGACGGGGTGTGGGCGGGCTGGGCCGGCCGCGCGGACGGCTCCCGCGTGCCCGCGGCGATCTCGGTCGGCCGCCGCCCGACGTACTACGGCGCGGACGGCTACCGGCTGCTGGAGGCCCACCTGCTGGACTTCAGCGGCGACCTCTACGGCGAGACGCTCGTGGTGTGGCTCGGATCGCACCTGCGTGACCAGGAGAAGTACTCCTCGGCGGAGGACCTGATCACAGCGCTGAAGAACGACATCGCGGCGGCGGCCCAGTGGACGGCGGACCACCCGGCGGCCGCGCTGCCGGAGCCGGGCGAGAGCGCACCGGGCGAGGTCCGCCGGATCGCGGGCTGA